The uncultured Desulfovibrio sp. genomic sequence GTGCGGCAGTTCTTTGCCAAGGCGCAACAGCTTTATGGCGATCGCCAGTGGAAGCTTGCCCCGCACGATGCTCTGGACAAGCTCATGGAATTTTTTGCTGCGCGTCTGCGCAACTATTTCATGAGTCAGGGACAGGACACGCTGCTGGTGGATGCGGCCCTTGGCGCGGGCGCAGAAGACGTGAAGGACTGCGGCGCTCGCCTTGCGGCGCTGGCAACATTCAGTCTGGCGGCGGACTATGAAGCTGCGGTGCAGACCTTCAAGCGCGTTGCCAATATCCTGCGCAAGCAGGGTCAGGCTGAGGAACTTTCTGACCACTGGGACCCCGCCTTGCTGCGTGAAGACGCGGAAAAAGCGCTGGCATCCACGCTGGAAGAAATGTTGCCCCGCCTTGATGCCCTGTGGGCCGCCCACGACCATGCCGCCGCGCTGGCTTGCCTGAGCGCGGTACGCCCCGCTGTGGATGCCTTTTTTGCAGGTGTGATGGTTATGTGCGATGATGTGGAGTTGCGCCGCAACAGATTGAGCATGCTGCACGGCCTTGGCTCGCGGTTTGCGCGTCTGGCCGATTTTTCGGCTTTGCAGATGTAGGTTGTTCAACGGTTTTGCCGGAGGAGAGGGGCGCTTTTGACGGTTCCCCCTCACCTTCAAACAAGAAAATATTCGATAAAAAGACACGATTGCTTGACAGCTAATCGTGCCAGTGGTAAGAACCCTTCTTCGCGACAACGCGCTAACTTCTGTTTTCATGGCTTGCGCGGGCAAGCCCAACATATGTGGAGGATTCAAAGTGGCCAACCATAAGTCAGCCCTCAAGCGTCATAAGCAGAGCTTGCAGCGGGCAGGCCGCAATCGCGCCGCCCGTACCCGCGTGAAGAATGCCATCAAGCAGGTTCGCGCCGCCATCCAGAACAACGAACAGGGCCAGGCCAGCGAAGCTCTGTCCAGCGCCACTTCCGTGCTCGCCAAGGCTGCCGGTAAGGGTGCCCTGCACTGGAAGAAGGCCGCACGCAAGATTTCGCGTCTGGCTCATGCCGTTAACGGCATCAGCGCCCAGTAGTTTTTCTTATTGGTTTGAGGCGTGCTTGCCCAAGGGGCAAGCACATTCCCTTACGGGAAGTTGCAGATAATAATTTTTAACAAGTTCACAGGCTTTTCAAAAAATATTTTGAAAAAAAGCTTGACGGCGACTGTGACTTGCGTTAGTTTCCTCTTCGTTGAACGCGCTCGTAGCTCAGCTGGATAGAGCAACAGGCTACGAACCTGTAGGTCAGGAGTTCGAATCTCTTCGGGCGCACCACAAGAAAGTCAAGCCCTTACGGTTAATCACCGTAAGGGCTTTTTCTGTTTTTGGTGGCTGTTTGGTGACCAAAACAGGCTCTACACCAAAGACAGGGGCAAGCCCCTTCAACGGGCAGTTTTTCCGACAGGTTTCTGATCAATTCCCCCAGCCATTTCAGGAGCACATCAACTCCCTGCCAGCATAAAAAATTCTTCAGGGCGCAGAATTGTTACGGTTTTGCCGGAGAATGGCCCGAACAGTCCGCTTTCCTCCTGCTGCCGCAAGATTTTGTACAAGGAAATTCTGTGTACGCCCAAAAGGCTGGCCATCTCCTGCTTGGAAACTCCCATATCGGCTGTAAGGGGGTCGCTGCCTGGGATTATGTGTTGTGCCAAAAATTTGCAGGTACGGGCCAACACGTTATCAAGGTACAGTGAGGAAGCCTGATTTGAAAGTACCCGCAATTTGCGGGACATGGAGCAGAGCAGGTTGATGAGCAGATGAGGATAATCCTTGCAGATTTCTTCTACATTTTCAGCCGTAAAAGCATAGCTCACGCAGCTTGTTGCGCACGAAAAAAAACTCTCGGCTGGCATGGGATCAAAGAACGGGGTTTCGCCAAAAACGCACCCTTCGTGAATATACCAGAGGATTTTTTCTACCCCTTCCATATTCTGATTCGTCAGCCGAACCCTGCCCCGATCTAGAAAGTACAATTCCCGCCCGAATGGAACACGATGTCCTTTGTCCCAAACAAGCTTTCGCCCCAGATGCAATACTGAACGCCAGCTGGAATTCATTTCGCGCATTTCCTTGAAGGCCAGGCTGCGTCCACAATTGATGCCGCGATTTTCCATGTTGCCTCCCTAGAACAGTTGCTCTGGCTTTCTGATAACAGCCTTTTGCTTCAAAATGCAATTAATTGTGAAAAATGTTGCAAATGAAACACGTGTCTTCACCGACTTCATATTATTTTGGCCCATAGAGTGGATCAAATACCTTGTGCGCTGTTCCTCGCCTTCTGCCGGATATTGGCGCATTCCGCAAACATCAATTGATCTGGAGGAATTTAATATGGGCCATCCAACAATCTACCCCACAGGCGTTACCATATTCAAACCTGAAAAATGCTGGGGCGGGTACACCATCTTTCAGGCTCAGGAAGTTGGCGCTGTGCTTATGGATATGAACGGACATGAAATAAATGTCTGGAAGGGCGTTCACGGTATGCCCAATAAAATTTTCCCCGGCGGGTACCTTGTGACAAGCAGAGGCCGCCGCAGTGGTAAATTCAGTGTGCAGGACGGCCTTGATGTTGTCCAGGTTGACTGGGACGGCAACATAGTATGGAAATTCGATCAAAATGAATTTGTTGAAGATCCTGGCTACCCTGGACGCTGGCTTGCACGTTATCACCACGACTTCCAGCGCGAAGGCAACCCCGTAGGGTATTACGCCCCCGGCATGGAACCCAAGGCGCTTGAAGGAAAGACTCTTATCTTGGCGCACCGCAACGTGCGAAATAGCGCAATCAGCGACAAACAGCTGCTTGATGACCTCATCCTTGAGGTGGACTGGGAAGGGAACATTCTCTGGGAATGGTCGTGCAACGAGCATTTCGGCGAAATGGGTTTCCGCGAAGGCCCCAAAAATACGCTTTGCCGCAACCCCAACTACCGCCCGACCCAGCCCGAAGGCATGGGCGACTGGATGCACATCAACTCCATGTCTGCGCTTGGCCCCAACAAATGGTACGATGCTGGTGATGAACGCTTTCATCCCGACAATATTATTGTTGATGGTCGCGAGGCCAACATTATTTTCATCATCAGTAAAAAGACCGGAAAGATCACCTGGAAGATAGGGCCGGACTACGACACCTCCCCCGAGCTCAAGGCCATAGGCTGGATCATCGGTCAGCACCATGCGCACATGGTGCCTCACGGTCTGCCGGGCGCTGGCAACATCCTTGTTTTCGACAACGGCGGATGGGGCGGATACGACGTGCCCAATCCCGGCTCCCCCACGGGAGTGAAGGCAGCCTTGCGCGACCATTCCCGCGTTCTTGAGATAGACCCTGTTTCGCTCAAGATTGTCTGGCAGTACACACCCAAGGAAGCCGGATTTCTTGAGCCAATGGACAGCAACCGCTTCTACAGCCCCTTCATCAGCGGCATGCAGCGTCTGCCCAACGGCAATACCCTCATCACCGAGGGTTCTGACGGGCGCGTATTCGAGGTTACCCCCAACCACGAAATAGTGTGGGAATTCATTTCACCTTACTGGGGCAAACATGTGCCCATGAACATGACCTACCGCGCATACCGTGTGCCTTACGAATGGGTGCCACAGGTGGCAAAGCCAGTAGAAACGCCTATTGAGCCGCTGAATGTTTCTACCTTCCGTGTGCCCGGGGCCGCCGCAGCAGGAGACCGCGCCAAAGAAGTTACCGTTGAGGGCTGCCAGCCCTACGAAGGCAGTAACGCGCTCTGCGTGGCTTCTGTGGAAGATCCCAAAGGCTAGGGCGTTAGAGAAAAATCGCGTTGAAGTGCTTCCGGGTTCGCCTCTGCCTAGTAGCGGGGCGAACCCATGATCCCCGCTTTCACAGGAGATCCTCATGATTATCAAGACTTCAGACCTGACGCCCGGGCTGCTTGCCAAATGGGGCATCAATCTGGCACTCCCCCTAGCCTTGTATTTCGTTCTTCCTCGCAGCGGAAACCTTACTCCCCCCATGATAGCTTTTTTGGCGATCACGCTCTGGGCCGTAATTGCCTGGGCTCTGGACACGCTGAACGATATTGCCGTGGGTATCCTGCTCCCCATTCTTTACGTGTTGCTTTGCAGCACACCCCAGAAGGTGGTTTTCGCTTCGTGGCTTTCCGAGGTGCCGATTATCGTTATTGGTGGGTTCACCCTGGGCAAGATCATTCAGGTGACAGGCCTTGGCAAACGCATTGCGCTGACGTGCGTCAAGCTCACGGGAGGCAGTTTTGCCGGGGCGCTTGCAGGCATTACCCTTGGCGCTGCCATTGTTTCTCCCCTTGTGCCTTCCATCATGGGCAAGGCAGCGATTTTCTGCGCCGTGGCGGTGAGCCTGTGTGATGCCCTGGATTTCAAGCCCAAAAGCCGCGAAGCCACTGCCGTCGTGCTGGGCACCTGCATTGCTGTGGGGGCAACCAAGCTGGCCTATCTTACAGGGGCAGGCGATCTGGTTATGGGCATGGGCATTGTGGACAAGGTCATGGGTATTCAAACCAGCTGGATTGAATACGCCAAGTTCAACTTCCTTCCCGCCATGCTGTACACGGCCATGTCGCTGGCAATTGTGCTGCTGGTGCTGCGCACTTCGGTCAACAAGAGCGCCCTGTGTGCCGCAGTGGAGCAGAAACACGCGGAGTTGGGTGCTGTTACAGACGAGCAAAAGCGTGCCCTTGTTCTTCTTTGCCTCACTCTGGTGCTGCTTGCTACAGACAAACTGCACGGCCTCAGTGCGGGCTCTGTGATGGTTATCATTACGGCCTTGTCATTCATGCCCGGCATAGGCCTCATGGACGGCAAGCGTATGGCCTCAATCAACTTTGCGCCGCTGTTCTTCATCATGGGCTGCATGGCTATCGGCAGTGCAGGCGGATTCCTCAAGGTTACACAGTGGCTGGCAGGCCTTGTGTTGCCTCTGTTCAGTGAAACAGGGGCCTGCATGGCCTCTGTGTGCTCATACGTTGTGGGTGTTGTGCTGAACTTTCTGCTCACACCGCTTGCGGCCACCTCGACCCTCTCTGCCCCCATTACCGAACTCGGCATGCAGATGGGCCTGGATCCACGCATCCTGTACTTCTCGTTTCAGTACGGCCTGGACAACCTGATATTCCCCTACGAATACGCCTTGTATCTCTATTTCTTCAGCTGCGGCTACATCAACTTCAAAGAAATGGCCATGGTCATGGCTTTACGCATGGTGCTGACGGGCGTTTTTGTGGCTTTTGTGGCCATGCCCTACTGGCGCATGCTTGGATAATAGGAATCGACACAAGGAGGCGGAAGGATGAAAAAGCTGGGCATACTACTTTTGGCAGCAGGATTGCTGCTCGGAAGCGCACCCCAGTGCAGAGCGGTCAATTTTGACGTCAAGGGAAGCTGGCAGTTTGCCTTTGACTACATCAACGGCGGCAACTTCATGGGAAAGGACCGCAACGGCAACAACGTTAGGGGGCAACAGTGGGCTGCCATACACCAGCAAAGGGACGAGTTTGAAGCTATCCAGAGGTTGCATCTGCAACTGAATGCCAAGGCTTCAGAAAACCTTGCCGGTACCGTTTTTTTTGAAATTGGCGAACAGCGCTGGGGCATGGCTACTCAGGGCGGAGCGTTGGGGGCAGATGGCAGCAACGTGGTCAAGGTCAAAAACGCCTATCTTGATTGGGTCGTTCCCAACACCCCGCTGAAACTGCGCATGGGCCTTCAGGGCATAAAACTCCCCGGATTTGCTCTGGACAGTCCCGTTTTTCAGGACGATGTGGCCGGAATAGCGGCATCGTGGAAAATGAACGATGCCGTCAGCATTACCGGCG encodes the following:
- the rpsT gene encoding 30S ribosomal protein S20 — translated: MANHKSALKRHKQSLQRAGRNRAARTRVKNAIKQVRAAIQNNEQGQASEALSSATSVLAKAAGKGALHWKKAARKISRLAHAVNGISAQ
- a CDS encoding Crp/Fnr family transcriptional regulator is translated as MENRGINCGRSLAFKEMREMNSSWRSVLHLGRKLVWDKGHRVPFGRELYFLDRGRVRLTNQNMEGVEKILWYIHEGCVFGETPFFDPMPAESFFSCATSCVSYAFTAENVEEICKDYPHLLINLLCSMSRKLRVLSNQASSLYLDNVLARTCKFLAQHIIPGSDPLTADMGVSKQEMASLLGVHRISLYKILRQQEESGLFGPFSGKTVTILRPEEFFMLAGS
- a CDS encoding aryl-sulfate sulfotransferase, with protein sequence MGHPTIYPTGVTIFKPEKCWGGYTIFQAQEVGAVLMDMNGHEINVWKGVHGMPNKIFPGGYLVTSRGRRSGKFSVQDGLDVVQVDWDGNIVWKFDQNEFVEDPGYPGRWLARYHHDFQREGNPVGYYAPGMEPKALEGKTLILAHRNVRNSAISDKQLLDDLILEVDWEGNILWEWSCNEHFGEMGFREGPKNTLCRNPNYRPTQPEGMGDWMHINSMSALGPNKWYDAGDERFHPDNIIVDGREANIIFIISKKTGKITWKIGPDYDTSPELKAIGWIIGQHHAHMVPHGLPGAGNILVFDNGGWGGYDVPNPGSPTGVKAALRDHSRVLEIDPVSLKIVWQYTPKEAGFLEPMDSNRFYSPFISGMQRLPNGNTLITEGSDGRVFEVTPNHEIVWEFISPYWGKHVPMNMTYRAYRVPYEWVPQVAKPVETPIEPLNVSTFRVPGAAAAGDRAKEVTVEGCQPYEGSNALCVASVEDPKG
- a CDS encoding SLC13 family permease is translated as MIIKTSDLTPGLLAKWGINLALPLALYFVLPRSGNLTPPMIAFLAITLWAVIAWALDTLNDIAVGILLPILYVLLCSTPQKVVFASWLSEVPIIVIGGFTLGKIIQVTGLGKRIALTCVKLTGGSFAGALAGITLGAAIVSPLVPSIMGKAAIFCAVAVSLCDALDFKPKSREATAVVLGTCIAVGATKLAYLTGAGDLVMGMGIVDKVMGIQTSWIEYAKFNFLPAMLYTAMSLAIVLLVLRTSVNKSALCAAVEQKHAELGAVTDEQKRALVLLCLTLVLLATDKLHGLSAGSVMVIITALSFMPGIGLMDGKRMASINFAPLFFIMGCMAIGSAGGFLKVTQWLAGLVLPLFSETGACMASVCSYVVGVVLNFLLTPLAATSTLSAPITELGMQMGLDPRILYFSFQYGLDNLIFPYEYALYLYFFSCGYINFKEMAMVMALRMVLTGVFVAFVAMPYWRMLG